The Saccharothrix variisporea genome has a segment encoding these proteins:
- a CDS encoding MFS transporter, with the protein MSQQTQDRPNPTAPPPDHQLLVGRTGKRHSPRYRWGILGIGIFAQAAFSAAFQGIPTSGSILAAAYGFSLSELGLVLAAVTCGIFVTDVFWGILSDRIGERNVLIIGLAGTTATLAYVTAFLVPSDDVVPAAWALALVLFLSGALGGCVNGASGRAVMGWFPPDKRGFAISLRVAAVPLGGALGAAIMPPLALGAGFRWVFLFLTAFMLAATIAVVLWLDEPPIARTKSANGIAATTLPNPLVRWDIWRVAITAFLLDLPQFTVLTFGTVFLTSVLGMDISAVVVALVVVQVLGGASRVLSGRWTDKKGGRYRRSLVRVYSWLIAAAFVGVALYQVLPAWLVVGLFVAAGFLACGWHGVHYAEIATMAGAERSGTALGLENTMVFGGAFVTPLLIPLVLDASSWPVVMVLVGAVPAVASALLMPREQPV; encoded by the coding sequence ATGTCCCAGCAGACGCAGGACCGACCGAACCCCACCGCACCCCCGCCCGACCACCAACTGCTCGTCGGCCGCACCGGCAAGCGCCACTCGCCGCGCTACCGCTGGGGCATCCTCGGCATCGGGATCTTCGCCCAGGCCGCGTTCAGCGCCGCCTTCCAGGGCATCCCCACCTCGGGCTCGATCCTCGCCGCCGCCTACGGCTTCTCGCTGTCCGAGCTCGGCCTCGTCCTCGCCGCCGTGACCTGCGGGATCTTCGTCACGGACGTGTTCTGGGGCATCCTGTCCGACCGGATCGGCGAGCGGAACGTGCTGATCATCGGACTCGCCGGCACGACCGCCACCCTCGCCTACGTCACCGCGTTCCTCGTGCCCAGCGACGACGTCGTGCCCGCGGCCTGGGCGCTGGCCCTCGTCCTCTTCCTGTCCGGTGCGCTCGGCGGGTGCGTCAACGGCGCGTCCGGACGGGCCGTCATGGGGTGGTTCCCGCCGGACAAGCGCGGGTTCGCGATCAGCCTGCGGGTGGCCGCCGTGCCGCTCGGGGGTGCGCTCGGCGCGGCGATCATGCCTCCGCTGGCGCTGGGTGCCGGGTTCCGCTGGGTGTTCCTGTTCCTGACCGCCTTCATGCTGGCCGCGACGATCGCCGTCGTGCTCTGGCTGGACGAGCCGCCCATCGCGCGCACCAAGTCCGCGAACGGCATCGCCGCCACGACCCTGCCGAACCCGCTGGTCCGCTGGGACATCTGGCGGGTGGCGATCACCGCGTTCCTGCTCGACCTGCCGCAGTTCACCGTCCTGACCTTCGGCACGGTCTTCCTGACCTCCGTGCTGGGCATGGACATCAGCGCCGTCGTGGTCGCCCTGGTCGTCGTCCAGGTGCTGGGTGGCGCGTCGCGCGTGCTCAGCGGGCGGTGGACGGACAAGAAGGGTGGTCGGTACCGGCGCAGCCTCGTCCGCGTCTACAGCTGGTTGATCGCCGCCGCGTTCGTCGGGGTCGCGCTGTACCAGGTGCTTCCCGCGTGGCTGGTGGTCGGCCTGTTCGTGGCCGCCGGGTTCCTGGCGTGCGGTTGGCACGGCGTGCACTACGCCGAGATCGCCACGATGGCGGGCGCGGAGCGGTCCGGTACCGCGTTGGGCCTGGAGAACACGATGGTCTTCGGCGGCGCGTTCGTCACGCCGCTGCTCATCCCGCTGGTCCTCGACGCCTCGTCGTGGCCGGTGGTGATGGTGCTGGTCGGGGCGGTGCCGGCGGTAGCCTCTGCGCTGCTGATGCCCCGGGAGCAGCCGGTCTGA
- a CDS encoding cupin domain-containing protein: MRDIKVYSSLFTGGLHNGQIKWTEYVQPGRNQVDVEWLYTQAETGPTGAEAYIAHFKPGSHGDLHEHLGYELLLILEGELHNDNGDRYPAGTLFIEKPESVHQVSSPTGCYALVVREKGTRPITTAELEAAANATANATAG, encoded by the coding sequence ATGCGTGACATCAAGGTCTACTCGTCCCTGTTCACCGGCGGCCTGCACAACGGTCAGATCAAGTGGACGGAGTACGTGCAGCCGGGCCGCAACCAGGTGGACGTCGAGTGGCTCTACACCCAGGCCGAGACGGGGCCGACGGGCGCGGAGGCGTACATCGCGCACTTCAAGCCGGGCTCGCACGGTGACCTGCACGAGCACCTGGGCTACGAGCTGCTGCTGATCCTGGAGGGCGAGCTGCACAACGACAACGGTGACCGGTACCCGGCGGGCACGCTGTTCATCGAGAAGCCGGAGAGCGTGCACCAGGTGTCGTCGCCCACGGGCTGCTACGCGTTAGTCGTGCGCGAGAAGGGCACCCGGCCGATCACCACCGCCGAGCTCGAAGCCGCCGCGAACGCCACCGCTAACGCCACCGCCGGCTGA
- a CDS encoding AMP-binding protein produces MNANTEKFRAARDLLLELRDDPDRAHAEFRWPEFTEFNWALDWFDAVARGNDRTALHVVGGRVEEEVSYAELSERSDRLANGLRGAGVRRGDVLLLMLDNQLAVWEALLAAMKLGAVVVPTFTTVAAADLVDRVERANVRHVLTTPELTDTFSWLPAHVTRICAGSVPGWLSLDDLRSAPASFTPDAPTRADETLFLYFTSGTTSRPKLVRHTHVSYPVGHLSGMYWNGVRPGDVHLNVSAPGWAKHAWSSFFVPLNAEATVLSVTTPNGRDLLDRMVAHGVTTFCAPPTVWRMLIQDDLRQWPVRLREAGSVGEPLNPEVIDQVRAAWGVTVRDGYGQTETTAQIGNSPGLPVRPGSMGKPLPGYDIVLVDPTTGAVGDEGEVCVDLARRPVGVMPGYVDDEEKNARTFAGGYYHTGDIARRDEDGYLHYVGRTDDVFKSYDHRISPFELESVLLEHEAVAEAAVVPAPDPVGLVVPKAYVALAAGFSPDADTARRILDHTRANLAPHQWIRRLEFFTLPKTTSGKIRRNELRARDVERAAGVDFPGTTEYLADELLDAALPAAPGIG; encoded by the coding sequence ATGAACGCCAACACCGAGAAGTTCCGCGCCGCCCGCGACCTGCTGCTGGAGCTGCGCGACGACCCCGACCGGGCGCACGCCGAGTTCCGCTGGCCGGAGTTCACCGAGTTCAACTGGGCCCTGGACTGGTTCGACGCCGTCGCCCGCGGCAACGACCGCACCGCCCTGCACGTCGTGGGCGGCCGGGTCGAGGAGGAGGTGTCCTACGCGGAGCTGTCGGAGCGGTCCGACCGGCTGGCCAACGGCCTGCGGGGCGCCGGCGTGCGACGCGGGGACGTCCTGCTGCTCATGCTGGACAACCAGCTCGCCGTCTGGGAGGCGCTGCTGGCCGCGATGAAGCTGGGCGCGGTGGTGGTGCCGACGTTCACCACGGTCGCCGCGGCCGACCTGGTCGACCGGGTCGAGCGGGCGAACGTGCGGCACGTCCTCACCACGCCCGAGCTGACCGACACCTTCTCGTGGTTGCCGGCGCACGTCACGCGGATCTGCGCCGGCTCGGTCCCGGGCTGGCTCTCCCTGGACGACCTGCGCTCGGCTCCGGCGTCCTTCACACCGGACGCGCCCACTCGCGCCGACGAGACGTTGTTCCTGTACTTCACGTCCGGCACGACCTCGCGCCCGAAGCTGGTGCGGCACACCCACGTCAGCTACCCGGTCGGGCACCTGTCGGGCATGTACTGGAACGGCGTGCGCCCCGGCGACGTGCACCTGAACGTGTCCGCGCCGGGATGGGCCAAGCACGCGTGGAGCTCGTTCTTCGTGCCGCTCAACGCCGAGGCCACAGTGCTCAGCGTGACCACCCCCAACGGCCGCGACCTGCTGGACCGCATGGTGGCGCACGGCGTCACCACGTTCTGCGCCCCGCCGACGGTGTGGCGGATGCTCATCCAGGACGACCTGCGGCAGTGGCCGGTGCGGCTGCGGGAGGCGGGCAGCGTCGGCGAGCCGCTCAACCCGGAGGTGATCGACCAGGTCCGCGCCGCGTGGGGCGTGACCGTGCGGGACGGCTACGGCCAGACCGAGACGACCGCGCAGATCGGCAACAGCCCGGGGCTGCCCGTGCGGCCGGGGTCGATGGGCAAACCGTTGCCCGGCTACGACATCGTCCTGGTGGACCCGACGACGGGTGCGGTCGGCGACGAGGGCGAGGTGTGCGTGGACCTGGCGCGCCGGCCGGTCGGCGTGATGCCCGGGTACGTGGACGACGAGGAGAAGAACGCCAGGACTTTTGCCGGCGGCTACTACCACACCGGCGACATCGCCCGGCGCGACGAAGACGGGTACCTGCACTACGTGGGGCGGACGGACGACGTTTTCAAGTCCTACGACCACCGGATCTCGCCGTTCGAACTGGAGAGCGTGCTGCTGGAGCACGAGGCGGTGGCCGAGGCGGCGGTGGTCCCCGCACCCGACCCGGTGGGTCTGGTGGTGCCCAAGGCTTACGTGGCCCTGGCCGCCGGGTTCTCACCGGACGCCGACACCGCGCGCCGGATCCTGGACCACACCCGCGCCAACCTCGCACCACACCAGTGGATCCGCCGCCTGGAGTTCTTCACCCTGCCCAAGACGACGTCGGGCAAGATCCGCCGCAACGAACTGCGGGCCCGGGACGTCGAGCGGGCGGCCGGCGTGGACTTCCCCGGCACGACCGAGTACCTGGCCGACGAGCTCCTGGATGCGGCCCTGCCCGCCGCACCCGGCATCGGCTGA
- a CDS encoding FAD/NAD(P)-binding protein, whose product MADVVLRPELHVAIVGAGPRGLSVLERLLVRLGAEPPDGVVRIHLFEPGEAGAGRIWRTTQPTWFLMNTAAGEVSVFSDGPDDGPTRAGSGPSFAEWLREHPKWAHIGPNDYGPRAVYGEYLRHAFDAMVANAPLGVEVRHVPEAAVRLHRTDGKTVVTGAGGTVVVADKVVLTTGHPRVTPDDAEKALLTFARQRPGLAYVRGDSAADLPLSAIEPGEQVGVVGLGLTFFDVMAELTEGRGGRFVERDGRTEYIPSGAEPHLVAGSRSGLVMLARGRNQKSPTYRYRPTFVTEEAILEARRRAQRTTGSAQLDFARDVLPLLKLEVEHVYYTAHVRRRLSDEAAERFAAIHATSTDRRGLLEAWGLADVPPPDLERLARPFGDREFDSPRAFHGSLLDLLDQDIAEARQGNVDNPLKASLDILRDTRAVVRQAVDFAGLRPESHREFLTWFNPINTMVSAGPPATRVAQACALIRAGLLTVVGPATEVSADHAAGAFVLQSPYVKGSRREVTTLVDARIPRPQLSATADPLIRQALADGLITELVNTDTATGQRFPAGSIAVTRKPFHVVDALGNPDPDLYALGVPTENTRWFTQIGNGRPGPMTGFHHDADAIAADVLRRPAAAPVVLSARPRAAVAI is encoded by the coding sequence GTGGCGGACGTCGTGCTGCGCCCCGAGTTGCACGTGGCGATCGTGGGCGCGGGGCCGAGAGGTCTTTCGGTCCTCGAACGGTTGTTGGTTCGACTGGGTGCCGAACCACCGGATGGGGTGGTGCGCATTCACCTGTTCGAGCCCGGGGAGGCGGGCGCGGGGCGGATCTGGCGCACCACCCAGCCGACGTGGTTCCTGATGAACACGGCCGCCGGCGAGGTCAGCGTCTTCTCCGATGGCCCCGACGACGGGCCGACGCGGGCCGGGAGCGGGCCGTCGTTCGCCGAGTGGCTGCGGGAGCACCCGAAGTGGGCGCACATCGGGCCCAACGACTACGGGCCGCGCGCGGTCTACGGCGAGTACCTGCGGCACGCGTTCGACGCGATGGTCGCCAACGCCCCGCTGGGCGTCGAGGTCCGGCACGTGCCGGAGGCGGCGGTCCGGCTGCACCGCACCGATGGGAAGACCGTGGTCACCGGCGCCGGCGGCACGGTGGTCGTGGCGGACAAGGTCGTGCTGACCACCGGGCACCCCCGGGTCACGCCGGACGACGCCGAGAAGGCCCTGCTGACCTTCGCCCGGCAGCGCCCCGGCCTGGCCTACGTGCGCGGCGACTCGGCGGCCGACCTGCCGCTGTCCGCCATCGAGCCCGGCGAGCAGGTGGGCGTGGTCGGGCTCGGGCTGACCTTCTTCGACGTCATGGCCGAGTTGACCGAGGGTCGCGGCGGCCGGTTCGTCGAGCGGGACGGGCGGACCGAGTACATCCCCAGCGGCGCGGAGCCGCACCTGGTGGCCGGGTCGCGCAGCGGGCTGGTGATGCTGGCCCGCGGGCGCAACCAGAAGTCGCCGACCTACCGGTACCGGCCGACGTTCGTCACCGAGGAGGCGATCCTGGAGGCGCGGCGGCGGGCGCAGCGCACGACCGGGTCCGCCCAGCTGGACTTCGCGCGGGACGTGCTGCCGCTGCTGAAGTTGGAGGTCGAGCACGTCTACTACACCGCGCACGTCCGCCGGCGGCTGTCCGACGAGGCCGCGGAGCGGTTCGCCGCGATCCACGCCACCTCGACCGACCGCCGGGGCCTGCTGGAAGCGTGGGGCCTGGCCGACGTGCCGCCGCCGGACCTGGAGCGGCTCGCCCGGCCGTTCGGGGACCGGGAGTTCGACTCGCCGCGCGCGTTCCACGGCAGCCTGCTGGACCTGCTCGACCAGGACATCGCCGAAGCCCGCCAGGGCAACGTGGACAACCCGCTCAAGGCGTCGCTGGACATCCTCCGCGACACCCGGGCCGTGGTGCGCCAGGCGGTGGACTTCGCGGGCCTGCGCCCCGAGTCGCACCGGGAGTTCCTGACCTGGTTCAACCCGATCAACACCATGGTGTCGGCCGGTCCGCCCGCCACCCGCGTCGCCCAGGCGTGCGCCCTGATCCGGGCCGGGCTGCTGACCGTCGTCGGGCCGGCGACGGAGGTGTCCGCGGACCACGCGGCCGGGGCGTTCGTCCTGCAGTCCCCGTACGTCAAGGGGTCGCGGCGCGAGGTCACCACGCTGGTCGACGCCCGCATCCCCCGCCCGCAGCTGTCCGCCACCGCCGACCCGCTGATCCGGCAGGCCCTCGCGGACGGCCTGATCACCGAGCTGGTCAACACCGACACCGCGACCGGGCAGCGGTTCCCGGCGGGCAGCATCGCGGTCACCCGCAAGCCCTTCCACGTCGTCGACGCCCTCGGCAACCCCGACCCCGACCTGTACGCGCTGGGCGTGCCGACCGAGAACACCCGCTGGTTCACCCAGATCGGCAACGGCCGGCCGGGCCCGATGACCGGGTTCCACCACGACGCCGACGCCATCGCCGCGGACGTGCTGCGCCGCCCGGCCGCCGCGCCCGTCGTCCTGTCCGCCCGGCCGCGCGCGGCCGTCGCGATCTGA
- a CDS encoding bifunctional polysaccharide deacetylase/glycosyltransferase family 2 protein, translating to MARPSPRAHWVLLSLTVVALLALLLLDLFVVKRVGQGEAPVAGPADHVPEALHAGGPLIGTDGDRLVSRAAPERTVVLTFDDGPDPRWTPQVLDVLRRHGVKATFFVTGVAAAQHPDLLERVVAEGHEVGLHTFTHVDLGQVGEARTSLELDQTRLALAGAVGRVSTLVRPPYSATPDALDNDDLAGVERVVASGHLVLLSDLDTEDWRNPGADAIAAAAMPQDDKGAVVLMHDGGGDRSQTVAALDLLLPKLKEQGRQFRTASDALGLDPPQEAGAVERSAGVAVSLAVRAAGFTTDLMDWLVVVSAVLALLRAVLLLATTGIHARRKPGRHARPLRPQPVTVIVPAYNEEAGIEATLRTILASTADVRVIVVDDGSTDRTSEVVRSLGLPRVVLIRQPNAGKAAALNTGLRHCETELVVMVDGDTVLEPDTVAELVRPFADPGVGAVSGNAKVGNRTGLLGRWQHIEYVIGFNLDRRMYDVMECMPTVPGAVGGFRLSALREVGGVPEDTLAEDTDLTMALERAGWAVTYQESARAWTEAPASLGQLWRQRYRWCYGTLQAMWKHRGALFDRGLGGRLGRRGLPYLALYQVVLPVLAPAIDVFAVLSLFTDPGRGAWAWFGFLVLQLVPAVIAFRLDRESLRPLWAVLLQPVVYRQLMYLVVIQSIVTAIAGARLPWQKLKRTGTAALAAPEPLLEDPVTTPIRRP from the coding sequence ATGGCCCGCCCGTCGCCGCGCGCCCACTGGGTGCTGCTGTCGCTGACGGTGGTGGCGCTGCTGGCGTTGCTGCTGCTGGACCTGTTCGTGGTCAAGCGGGTCGGGCAGGGCGAGGCCCCGGTCGCCGGTCCCGCGGACCACGTGCCCGAGGCGCTGCACGCGGGCGGCCCGCTGATCGGCACGGACGGCGACAGGCTGGTGTCCCGCGCGGCGCCGGAGCGGACCGTCGTGCTGACCTTCGACGACGGTCCCGACCCGCGCTGGACCCCGCAGGTGCTCGACGTCCTGCGCCGCCACGGCGTCAAGGCCACGTTCTTCGTCACCGGCGTGGCCGCCGCGCAGCACCCCGACCTGCTGGAAAGGGTCGTCGCCGAGGGCCACGAGGTCGGGCTGCACACCTTCACCCACGTCGACCTGGGCCAGGTCGGCGAGGCCCGGACGAGCCTGGAGCTGGACCAGACCCGGCTCGCGCTGGCCGGCGCGGTGGGCCGCGTGAGCACCCTGGTCCGCCCGCCCTACTCGGCCACCCCGGACGCGCTGGACAACGACGACCTGGCGGGCGTGGAGCGGGTCGTGGCGTCCGGGCACCTGGTGCTGCTGTCGGACCTGGACACCGAGGACTGGCGCAACCCCGGCGCGGACGCCATCGCGGCGGCGGCGATGCCGCAGGACGACAAGGGTGCCGTGGTGCTCATGCACGACGGCGGCGGCGACCGGTCCCAGACCGTGGCCGCGCTGGACCTGCTGCTGCCGAAGCTGAAGGAGCAGGGCCGGCAGTTCCGGACGGCGAGCGACGCCCTGGGCCTCGACCCGCCGCAGGAGGCCGGTGCGGTCGAGCGGTCCGCCGGGGTCGCGGTGTCGCTCGCGGTGCGGGCCGCCGGGTTCACGACCGACCTGATGGACTGGCTGGTCGTGGTGTCGGCGGTGCTGGCGCTGCTGCGCGCGGTCCTGCTGCTGGCCACCACCGGCATCCACGCCCGCCGCAAGCCCGGCCGGCACGCGAGACCCCTCCGGCCGCAGCCGGTCACGGTGATCGTGCCCGCGTACAACGAGGAAGCCGGCATCGAGGCGACCCTGCGGACGATCCTGGCCAGCACGGCGGACGTGCGGGTCATCGTCGTCGACGACGGGTCGACCGACCGGACCAGCGAGGTGGTGCGGTCCCTGGGCCTGCCGCGGGTGGTGCTGATCCGCCAGCCCAACGCGGGCAAGGCGGCGGCCCTGAACACCGGCCTGCGCCACTGCGAGACCGAGCTGGTGGTCATGGTCGACGGCGACACCGTGCTCGAGCCCGACACCGTGGCCGAGCTGGTGCGGCCGTTCGCCGACCCCGGGGTGGGTGCGGTGTCCGGCAACGCCAAGGTCGGCAACCGGACCGGTCTGCTGGGTCGGTGGCAGCACATCGAGTACGTGATCGGCTTCAACCTCGACCGGCGCATGTACGACGTCATGGAGTGCATGCCGACCGTCCCGGGCGCGGTCGGCGGCTTCCGGCTCAGCGCGCTGCGCGAGGTGGGCGGGGTGCCCGAGGACACGCTGGCCGAGGACACCGACCTCACGATGGCGTTGGAACGCGCCGGCTGGGCCGTGACGTACCAGGAGTCGGCGCGGGCGTGGACGGAGGCGCCGGCGTCGCTGGGCCAGTTGTGGCGGCAGCGGTACCGGTGGTGCTACGGCACCTTGCAGGCGATGTGGAAGCACCGCGGCGCTTTGTTCGACCGCGGCTTGGGCGGGCGTCTGGGGCGGCGCGGATTGCCGTACCTGGCGCTCTACCAGGTGGTGCTGCCCGTGCTCGCGCCCGCTATCGACGTCTTCGCGGTGCTGAGCCTGTTCACCGATCCCGGACGCGGCGCGTGGGCGTGGTTCGGATTCCTGGTGCTGCAACTCGTGCCCGCGGTGATCGCTTTCCGACTGGACCGCGAAAGCCTCCGACCCCTGTGGGCCGTTTTGTTGCAACCCGTCGTTTACCGGCAACTCATGTACCTGGTGGTCATCCAGTCGATCGTCACGGCCATCGCCGGCGCGCGGCTGCCGTGGCAGAAGCTGAAGCGGACGGGAACCGCCGCGCTGGCCGCTCCCGAGCCGCTGCTGGAAGACCCGGTCACCACCCCGATCCGCCGCCCCTGA
- a CDS encoding DUF1707 SHOCT-like domain-containing protein, giving the protein MSDELVPDPSRMRASDADREQVAKVLQKAHSEGRLDLHELDERLGQVYAAKTYGELVPLTADLGMTGVVVPQPVQQVQPYQQHLPSSRVVGGAGPSTSIAFWSGVDRKGEWVVPASHSVVAIMGGVALDLSRARFAQEHTTITVFAFWGGVEIYVPEDVTVRVDGTGIMGAFEDSTYKTPTVPGGPVVRITGVAIMGGVEVRRPKRKKLKGHKREELED; this is encoded by the coding sequence GTGAGCGACGAGTTGGTGCCGGACCCCAGTCGGATGCGTGCGTCGGACGCCGACCGCGAGCAGGTCGCCAAGGTGCTGCAGAAGGCCCACAGCGAAGGTCGGCTGGACCTGCACGAGCTGGACGAGCGGCTCGGGCAGGTGTACGCGGCCAAGACCTACGGGGAGCTGGTGCCGCTCACCGCCGACCTCGGGATGACCGGGGTCGTCGTGCCGCAGCCCGTCCAGCAGGTGCAGCCCTACCAGCAGCACCTGCCGTCGAGTCGGGTCGTGGGTGGGGCCGGGCCGTCGACGTCCATCGCGTTCTGGTCCGGGGTCGACCGCAAGGGCGAGTGGGTCGTGCCGGCTTCGCACAGCGTCGTCGCGATCATGGGTGGGGTGGCGCTGGACCTGTCGCGGGCGCGGTTCGCGCAGGAGCACACCACGATCACCGTGTTCGCGTTCTGGGGTGGCGTGGAGATCTACGTGCCCGAGGACGTCACCGTGCGGGTGGACGGCACGGGGATCATGGGCGCGTTCGAAGACTCCACCTACAAGACGCCGACCGTGCCGGGTGGCCCCGTGGTGCGCATCACGGGTGTGGCCATCATGGGCGGTGTCGAGGTGCGCCGGCCCAAGCGGAAGAAGCTCAAGGGGCACAAGCGGGAAGAGCTGGAGGACTGA
- a CDS encoding caspase, EACC1-associated type, whose product MARTALLIATDTYGDPTFQALRAPRLDATELAAVLGDPAIGGFDTRVLVNRPAQELREQVEALFADAGHDDVVLLYLSGHGVKARLGALHFVATDTRNRLLASTSVAAKFVREQIDHSLAAQVVVWLDCCYGGAFPSGMLPRSAGTVDVVQQLEEGRGCTIMTASTHIQYAYEPASGRVEDSAQPSIFTRAIIDGLRTGSADLDRDGVISARDLYGYVYDRVRRANPDQTPTSSGVLSGDLRIASAGPPLPAGLPDEVRRLLRSPDPKLREWGLRILRDQGDDPVEPALDPVVDPVDRARRTELDEQVATLLKAPLTRAAKAFAARAAQLATRQSPFRPPMPFFERGASLGEGGQNISFTADSRRVISGWRMWSVAGWGPVEGVPHGGVKAVSPDGRLAANVRVSQVFVLSTATWREMASIAARNVYGLAFNHDGSLLTARSSSGSVLWRADGDRWEEIRPFSRSGVNGVVRFSAGSARSVLVTGTETVSLWDTDSWTLLGSVTLPGVRLAEVSADGLFLAVASAERVEVWRTVDWRRIAGWGTGDGRARPLAFAPDLSTVVFQGWDGLELRDTANGEVVQRIPTRAEAAALSADGRFLAITTSRSHVWVWSRVPSDLAGRADVGALPPPPSRSAQVAHRVRFAGGVTAVAGVALPVVWPTDVVITGTIGAVLAIGGTWLVVKSRSSTT is encoded by the coding sequence GTGGCACGCACCGCGTTGCTGATCGCGACCGACACCTACGGCGACCCGACCTTCCAGGCCCTGCGCGCCCCCCGGCTCGACGCGACCGAACTGGCGGCCGTGCTCGGCGACCCGGCGATCGGCGGGTTCGACACGCGGGTGCTGGTGAACCGGCCCGCGCAAGAGCTGCGGGAGCAGGTCGAGGCGCTGTTCGCCGACGCCGGGCACGACGACGTCGTCCTCCTCTACCTCTCCGGCCACGGCGTCAAGGCGCGGTTGGGCGCGTTGCACTTCGTCGCGACCGACACGCGCAACCGGCTCCTGGCGTCCACGTCGGTGGCGGCGAAGTTCGTCCGGGAGCAGATCGACCACAGCCTGGCCGCGCAGGTCGTGGTGTGGCTGGACTGCTGCTACGGCGGGGCGTTCCCGAGCGGGATGCTGCCGCGGTCGGCCGGGACCGTGGACGTGGTGCAGCAGCTCGAAGAAGGCCGCGGGTGCACGATCATGACGGCCTCCACGCACATCCAGTACGCCTACGAACCCGCGAGCGGCCGGGTCGAGGACTCGGCGCAGCCGTCGATCTTCACGCGGGCGATCATCGACGGTCTGCGGACGGGTTCGGCCGACCTCGACCGCGACGGGGTGATCAGCGCCCGCGACCTCTACGGGTACGTCTACGACCGCGTGCGGCGCGCGAACCCCGACCAGACGCCGACGAGCAGCGGGGTGCTGTCCGGAGACCTGCGGATCGCCTCCGCCGGCCCTCCGCTGCCCGCGGGACTGCCCGACGAGGTCCGCCGCCTGCTGCGCAGCCCCGACCCGAAGCTCCGGGAGTGGGGCCTGCGGATCCTGCGGGACCAGGGCGACGACCCGGTGGAACCGGCCCTGGACCCTGTTGTGGACCCGGTCGACCGAGCGCGGCGGACCGAGCTGGACGAGCAGGTGGCGACGCTGCTCAAGGCCCCACTGACCAGGGCCGCGAAGGCTTTCGCCGCGCGGGCCGCACAACTGGCCACCCGGCAGAGCCCGTTCCGGCCGCCGATGCCGTTCTTCGAGCGCGGTGCCTCGCTGGGCGAAGGCGGTCAGAACATCTCGTTCACCGCCGACTCGCGGAGGGTGATCTCGGGATGGCGGATGTGGAGCGTAGCCGGGTGGGGACCCGTCGAAGGTGTGCCGCACGGTGGTGTGAAGGCGGTGAGCCCGGACGGTCGGTTGGCGGCCAACGTTCGCGTCAGCCAGGTGTTCGTGCTGTCGACGGCGACGTGGCGGGAGATGGCCTCCATCGCCGCGCGCAACGTGTACGGGCTCGCCTTCAACCACGACGGGTCGCTGCTCACCGCGCGGTCGTCGAGCGGCTCCGTGCTGTGGAGGGCTGACGGTGACCGGTGGGAGGAGATCAGGCCCTTCAGCCGTTCCGGCGTGAACGGGGTCGTGCGGTTCAGCGCCGGGAGTGCGCGATCGGTCCTGGTGACAGGGACCGAGACGGTCTCGTTGTGGGACACCGACAGCTGGACCCTCCTCGGCTCGGTCACGCTGCCCGGCGTTCGCCTGGCCGAAGTCAGCGCGGACGGGCTCTTCCTCGCGGTCGCGTCGGCGGAGCGGGTCGAGGTGTGGCGGACGGTCGACTGGCGGCGGATCGCGGGTTGGGGCACCGGCGACGGTCGCGCCCGGCCGCTGGCGTTCGCCCCCGACCTGTCCACCGTGGTGTTCCAGGGTTGGGACGGGCTCGAACTGCGGGACACCGCGAACGGCGAGGTCGTGCAACGCATCCCGACCCGGGCGGAGGCGGCGGCGTTGAGCGCGGACGGGCGGTTCCTCGCCATCACGACGTCCCGCTCCCACGTCTGGGTGTGGTCACGCGTCCCGTCCGACCTCGCCGGTCGAGCGGACGTCGGCGCACTCCCGCCACCGCCGAGCCGGTCCGCCCAGGTCGCCCACCGCGTCCGGTTCGCCGGTGGGGTGACCGCCGTGGCGGGTGTCGCGCTGCCAGTCGTGTGGCCGACGGACGTCGTGATCACCGGGACCATCGGCGCGGTGCTGGCGATCGGCGGAACCTGGTTGGTGGTGAAGAGCCGGTCGTCGACCACCTGA